TTGATCGCCAGTTAAAATCTCCGTCCCGCGCAGGAACCAGGCTGCCAAAACAAGTCCGAGCAATGCTGAACCGGAAAGCAAAATGACGCGAAACGTGAGGACGCGTTTGCGCTTCGGCAGGGACATCATCACCCGCGCAGTAAACCCGCAATCCTCGACGTAGGTCTCCTGCTCTTTGAGCAACAAATCCAATGGATCATCTGTATCAGGCGGATTCATAATTTTGATATTCCAACATCAGTCGCTTCCGCAGCTTTTCCTTTCCTCTCAGCACATTGGTTTTAACCGTTCCCAATGGACATTCCAAAACCTGCGCTGCCTCTTCATGCGTAAGACCGTTCTGACAACAAAGCACAACCGCAGCTCGCTCCGCCGAATTTAACAGCTTCATCGCCTCCGTCAAATCCATGCGCAGATTGCTGCTTCTGACTGAACTCTCCAGCATCGGCTCCATCGGCACGTCCGCCACCTCTTCCAAAGCCAGCTCTTTATTCCGCCGCGCCTCCATGCGGAACTCGTTATAGGCAATGCCAAACAACCACGTGGAAAAACGCGCGTCCCCACGAAAACCGCTCAACTTTTGCCACGCCTTCACAAATGCCTGCTGTGCCATGTCATCCGCCAGATGCGAATCACCCCTCGCCATGCGCGTGAGAAAGGCACGCACCGGCGATTGATAACGACGCACCAATTCGCCGAAGGCATTCTGATCCCCCAGCGAAATGGCGCGTGCAATAAGATCGGCGTCTGAAAAGGACACAAGGACCTATGACTCGATCGATTCCTTATTCTTCCGCTCCATCCTGGACACCATCAAAAAAGCTACCCCCAGAAAAAGAGGAACAAATCCCACCACACCCATTTCTGATGGCCCGTGATCGCCAAACATCGCCAGGCATATCAATCCAAACCCAACACCAATCAGTATCCATCCTTTTCGAAAGTCGTTTTGAATGCGCTGTGGCACTTTCCGTTCAGGTTTCGTCAACAATTCCGGCGGAATCGCAACTCCCTTCTCCACCATCATCCGTACGGTTTGATGGAGCATCTGATTCCGGCGATGCAGAAAGGAGAAAAAGATGGCGCAAACACCCACTATCGATGCAAAAACGACCGTCACGATTACAATTGGCACCAATATCAGCTTAAGTTCGTAGGTGATTAAGGGACGAACAACATAAGTCGGCCTGGTCTCATGAATCTGCCGGTCTTCCTGGGATCTGGGATTCTGGAGCGGTTGTGGCGCGGGCGGCACGACCACGGCGTTATTCGAGCTGTTCTCGTCTGAGTCATTGGTTTCGGCACATAACGGAACAACCGTTCCAGCCCAGATCAACAGCGCCATTGCCAGCATTTTTCCGATATATTTCATAGGTCTTGAGTTCTTGTTCATTTATCTCACAAGTTGGATGTGTTGAGCAGCATCTTTGGATTCAACTATCTATTAATTATTTGGCCGGGAGTGTGCGAAAACGCGCAAGACTCTTTCGTCCTGAAACTTGGTGTTCTGGGTGCTGACGTACCGTTCCGGGTGAATTTTTCGATCATTGGCAAATTTCGAGAACAAGTTTTCGGCCACAGCCCTCGTATCATCGTCCATTTCTCCGAGCAGTGAGTGAACCCTTATTATTTTGTCGTCGAAGCGCAACTGCAATACTTCTCGCAGTGAATTGATATCCCCCGTGTCAGCCCGGCATAACAGCGCATGGATTTGTTCTGCTTCCATGATATGGTTGAGCAGTTTTTCGTTGGTGGCGCGTTCAGCCACCAGTTCCATTTGTTCGCAGTAAGCTCGAAAGGCTATGGCTGCCATCGCACATACTGTCGACAGCATAACCACGAGCAAAATCTTCCGGATTGTTCCGCCCCAACACCTGAGGTCTGTTTTGTTTTTCATATATTCCATTTCCTTTGTGCAGATGAGATGCCGCCAATCCCGGAAATGGATTCAAAAAATTAGTTTCAGTCAGAATTGATAATGCTCTCGACTCTGGACTCGTAGAACAATGGAGAATCCCTTTGACGCCATAATAGCCTCTGCCTACCATGTAAAGATTAGCAGACCGCTTACTGCATTGATTAGAAGTAATTCATGAACCCAACTGCCGCCGGCGCCACCAGCATCAACTATCCTCCAGGTTTCCGTGCGCGCCGCGGTTTGAACTGGGGATTTCTTGGCCTGCTCTATACCTCTTTCTACATGTGCCGTTACAATCTATCGATTGCCAACGGCTCGATCAGCAAGGAATTCGGTTTCACCAAAGGCGAGTTTGGCCTCATAATTACCACTGCTCTCCTTGCCTATGCCTTCGGCCAGATTATCAACGGTTTATTGACCGATCGCATCGGCGGAAAACGCGCCATGATTATCGGTGCATCTGGCACCATTGTGATGAACATTCTTTTCGGCGCTGCCTCCTTCGCTGGAGTGTTGCATCCGGAACTCAGCGACGCCGCTCATCCAAATGGCCAATGGATGGCGCATTTCAATCTCTTCCACACCGAAATATTTTTTCGCCTTTTAATGCTTTTCGTGGCGATTCGCGGCATCGACGGCTATATGCAGGCATATGGCGCACCGGGAATGATCAAGATCAACACTGCATGGTTCAGCCGTCTCGAACGAGGCAGATTTGCCGGCATATTCGGCTTCATGATTAATCTGGGCCGCTTCGGCATCTTCAATCTTGGTCCTGCTTTGTTGGCCGGCTTCACCTTTCTCGGAATGTGGCAGGTGCATCCCTTGCACTGGCGCTGGCTGTTTTGGATCCCTTCAGCCATGTGCGCAATCGTCGCCATCGGCATGGCTCTGACGGTCAAGGAAACCCCGGAAGCTGCCGGCTTTCATGACACTCACGCAGCCGAGCCAGCCCCAACCGCGGCGGAAGCAAATCTCCGCTTTGGGCAGGTTCTCCTGAAAATCGTCAGCAACCCGACCATCTGGATTGTAGCTCTGGCCTATGCCTGCACCGGAGCAGTTCGCCAGGCCGTCGATCAATGGTTTCCCCGCTACATGCAGGATATGTATCAAATGGATCTAAAATCGGCCTCCTTCCAATGGCTTGGCTTTCTCATCCCCTTTGTCGCCTCGGCCGGGTCGCTGAGCTCAGGATATATTTCAGATGTTCTGTTCAAAGGCCACCGTGCTCCCGTGGCAGCCGGACTCTATTTTCTCGAGACGACGATCATTTTGCTGGCCGCCCAGTTCCACTCCGCAAATGCAGCGGTGGTTTTCCTCGTGCTGATTTCCCTTACCGCCAACTCCACTCATTCCATCCTCGGAACGGCTGCCGCCATGGATATCGGTGGCAGAAAAATGGCAGGCTTCGCCTCAGGTGTAATCGACTCCTTTCAATATTTCGGTGGCAGTCTGGCAGGAATCGCCCTGGGCAGGTTGCTGGATAACAGCCTTGGAAATTATTTTTACTTCATGGCTCCCTTCGGAGTTATTGGTGGACTCCTCATGATCTTTGCCTGGGGTAAAATGACTCCTAAAGCTACAACTAAACCAACTCCCTCACCGCTGCCAGTAGCCACGGCCAAGTAAAATACTTTCGTTCTATTGAAAGTATTGCGCCCGCTCGCGCCCCAACAATCTGCGCTTCCAATCCATCCCCCCGGAGAAACCTCCGATCCTGTGATGGGCAGCCAGCACTCTATGGCATGGGATAAGGACGGGTATCGGATTCGCTCCACAAGCTCCACCTACTGCGCGCACAGCTTTGGGTCTCCCGATTATGGCGGCAATTTCTCCATAGCTCCTGGTCTGGCCTGTTTTGATTTGCCGCATCGCTTGCCAGACACTCTGTTGAAATTCTGTTCCCACAGCCAGGTCCATGGGAGGCAATTTTTCTGGCACCCTTCCGTGTAAGACCTCCTTCAAGGCTTTCGCTGTAATATCATGCCACTCGCTCACCCGCACGGCAGATGCCGCCTCTGAAACAAACTGTTCCCTCGACGTTTCAGGAAAATTTAATCGAGCCAATCCCTGCTCGGAATAAGTCGCAACAAAGTCCCCATCTTCGGTATGAATCACCAGGCTTTCCATGAACCGCCTCAATGATTCTTCACAAACATGACGATAATTCCCAGCAGACCGAGGAACAGCAGGATAAAAAAGAATAGAAACCGATTCCGCGCCACGCGCTTCTCATACCGCATCGGCCTCAATCCTTGAATGCTGCCTGCGGCCAGATAGCTGACCAGCTTGGGATTGGCTGTCGATGGTCCGCGAAAGTGATTCTTTATCCGCCGCAGTAGCGCTGCGAGATCATACTTGCGAACCCCCAGCTCATTATAATGTTCGGATGTGGTTTCCGGCTCCCCTTGGGACTTGAGCCGGTTTTGATTCACCTCTTCAAACACCGGTTCACCGGGTGTTGGCTGAGGGGCTCCGGGTTTGGCAATCGAAGCGGATGATTGATCTGCGGGTCCGGCAGCAGAACGGGTTTTCGAAGTTGATTCTTCCAGCTCTTCACTTTTCTCCACGTGGGTGCTGAGCCGCTTGATTTGAGATTCAAGGGCAGCAATCTGCTCATTCAGCGCCCGTGCGCGTTCATTGATGGGATCAGCTTTTTTCTTGAACCATCCCATGGGGAAAATCTTAATGATGTTGTGACAAAATCACCAGCAGAGCGGCGAACGCCAGGGAAGCCACAAGGGCCAGTGGCCAGGTAAGCGCCAATCCCAACTTGCAAAGTTGAACAAAACTTTGATTGGCAAATAATGATTTCGCCTGACTCCGTCCACCGCCGGATTCAGCGCCTTCTTCCATCGCCTTGCCTGAAAGGATGGAAAACTTTAACCGTGCAGCGTTCCACTCCATGCGGGCATTTTCAATGGTTGTCAGCGCCCGGGTCAGTTCCACACTGAAGTTCTCCTTGTTCCAGGTTTCTTCGTGGAGAAACTCTACTTTCAGCAACGCATCCTTCAGGTCGGCCCAGGGTCTTGGACATTTGCTCGGCATCACGTCTGGCATTGAATTCAGCCTCTTCCAACAGGCCCACGCCACGGGTCAGGTTTTGAACCATTTCTTCCCGGCCATTCTGGTATTCCGACTGGCGTCGGCGCGTTTCCTCCAAAGCCGCCCGCTCGCGTTCGAGCTGCTCCTGGACTCGCTTGAGCTCCGCCAGTTTCTGCTGGGTTTCCCCGACTTTGGAATCCACTTCCTCACGCGTAGGAGGACGATTTGCCCCACCCCAGGCACCGGCACCCGCATTCTGCGGAGTCTGGGGCCCGGATTGGTAATCGTTATCCACAAAATCTGTCGCATCAAAGTCCGAGGACATGACGCAACTTTAGACTTTGACATCCAGACTGTAAAGCAGTCTATTCTCCGAAACGGCCCGCATTTCGGCGCTTTTTATCGGATTCCCTGATCATGCAAAAAACCGGGTGAAAAAATACTTTTTCCAGCCCGGGAATTCCACTTGTCAGCCACTTTGGCTGGATTTAACCTAATCTCGTGCCCGTTAAATCGCCCTGCTCTAATGACCCCTCAAGCCAGATTGGAAATCATTTACCATGGTTGAATTAATTCAGTTTCCCTGGAGCCCTTTTTGCATAGTCCAAAGGCGAATCCTGGAATATTCTGGAGTCTCTTTCAAAATCACCAATATCCCCAGTTCAGACCGCTCAATGGTTTGGCGTTTGACCAGGGAGCGCTACTACGGTGTTCCTGTCATTCGCGATGGTCGCAATATCGTTTTCGAAACCGACAATAATTCCCAGGTCATTGGCAAGTATTTGGATGACCGGTTCAGACTCGGCCTTTTCCCGCATGAATTGGAGGGACTGCAATACCTCATTTGGCGCAATATTGAAGATGAGATCGAAGATTTGACTTTCCGGCTCAACGACATCTACTGGAAGGAGATGGTGCCAGCGAAGGAACAGGTTGCGTTTTTACGTCATAAGGAACGCAAGTTTGGTCGTGGCTGTATCGACCAGTGGCATTCCCAGCAGAAGGCATTCATAGCCGAGCTGACTCATCGACTGCTTCCCTATGACCAGATGCTCATGGACAAGCCATTCCTGCTGGGTGAGCAACCTCGCTTCGTCGACTTTGACCTTTACGGCATGCTGGGCAATTTTCTTTATTCGGGACACTACCGACTGCCGGCATGTCATGCCCGTCTAAAGAAATGGTACCAGCGCATTGAAAACATTAAATTCGAAAAATCCTCACGTGAAAAATTACGTTCTTGATACCAATGTCCTTCTCCATGATCCAAACAGCCTGCTAAACTTCGAGGATAACAATGTCCTCATTCCCATCGAAGTCATTGAGGAAATTGATCGCTTCAAACGTGAATCTTCCGAGTTAGGTCAAAACGCCCGCACAGTCTCGCGTTCCCTCGACAGCTTGCGCGAACAGGGCAGCCTGAACGAAGGAGTTGAACTCGAAAATGGCGGATGCCTTCGCATCATATTTCAAAAGAAGCTAAAGAGCGACACCACCCAGGCTATCTTCACAGACAACACGGTCGACAATCGCATTTTAAGCCAGGCCCTGGCTATTCAGAAAGCTCATCCCAAATCCCACACGATCCTGGTCAGCAAAGACATCAATCTTCGCATCAAGGCAGATGCTTTGGGCCTTCAGGCTGAGGATTACGAAACCGATCGCATCCAGATCAAAGACCTTTACACCGGGATGTTGGAGATGATGGTCAGCGCAGAAAAAATGGCCGCGTTTCGCACCAACGGAGAATTGGAATTGAATGGTGGCAACACCTACTTCCCCAATGAGTATTGCACGCTCATGGAGGAAACAAATCCCAAACGCACGGCTTTGACCAAGGTGGATCCAACGGGCAAAAAACTCGTTCCCATCATCGACAACCGTGAAGGAGTCTGGGGCATCAAACCGCGCAATCGCGAACAGCATTTTGCTTTTGACGCTCTGCTGGATGATCGCATCAAATTGGTCACCTTGATGGGTAAGGCAGGCACGGGCAAAACTCTTATGGCCATGGCTGCCGGTTTGAAAAAAACCGTATTGGATCGTGAGTTTCGCCGGCTGGTGGTTGCCCGCCCCACCATTTCTATGGGCAAGGAACTTGGATTTTTGCCAGGCTCGTTGGAGGAAAAATTGGCGCCTTGGATGCAGCCAATTCATGATGCCCTGGAGATGCTCAGTGACTTGAACATGGGCCAGGAAAGCCGTCGCAGCAATGATCTCATGCGCTCCGGCAGCATCGTGGTGGAAGCCTTAAGCTACATCCGGGGCCGCAGCATCGCCCACCAGTTCATGGTCATTGATGAAGCCCAAAACCTGACTCCGCTTGAAGTGAAGACCATCATCACCCGCGTCGGGCACGGAACAAAGATTATCTTTACCGGCGATCCTTATCAGATCGATAACCCTTACGTGGACTCCTCCTCGAACGGGTTCAACTATATCATCAGTAAGTTCCGCTCTCAGGCGATAGCTGCCCATATCGAACTACAAAAGGGCGAACGCTCGGAATTGGCTGAATTGGCCGCCAATCTCTTGTAACTGTCCTCAATCAGGCAAATCCAGCGCCGTTTCAACTAAATCTTGTGTTGAAACGGCGCTTGGCAGAAGCCCTAATGTTCTCTATACTGTTTAAGTGACTGGCTTCTTGAGAGTTATGGGAGTCGTGAACGCCGCGATCTGGTTTGGCGCGGCAATCTTCTTCACCGCAGTGATCGGACCCGCAGTTTTTTCCCAGGAAACGCACAAACTTTTTGGAGAAACCGCCTTTCCTTACTATGCGGGCGGAATTGCCATGATCATGATCCGGCGCTATTTCCTGCTCCAAATAATCTGTGCCGCAGTTGCTCTTTTGCATTTCCTCCTCGAGAAGATTTCGTTTCAAAGGAAGTTGACCCGATTCACCCTCATTCTGCTCCTAAGTCTTTTCGGACTTGGCTTGATCGGTAGATTTGGATTTTACCCCAAAATGGAGGCTCTGCGGCAAACAATGTATTTCGGCCAGACGGCCGAACAGAAAGAGAAAGCCCGCTCCACTTTTGGTGCCTGGCACGGCTTTTCCCAGGTCGTGAACCTGGTCATGATCGGCGGGCTCTTCATCTATCTCATACAGCTCAATAAACCAGTGGAATCGGTTCGTTACGGCGGGGTTACAAAGTTCCGAGGTTGACAAATCCGGAACGTGTCCGACCTTGTAAAGGAGAGGAATGCCCTGGGTGGGCATCTAAAGAAAAAGCGTATGATTTCAAATGACCGTCCGT
The nucleotide sequence above comes from Pedosphaera parvula Ellin514. Encoded proteins:
- a CDS encoding RNA polymerase sigma factor; this translates as MSFSDADLIARAISLGDQNAFGELVRRYQSPVRAFLTRMARGDSHLADDMAQQAFVKAWQKLSGFRGDARFSTWLFGIAYNEFRMEARRNKELALEEVADVPMEPMLESSVRSSNLRMDLTEAMKLLNSAERAAVVLCCQNGLTHEEAAQVLECPLGTVKTNVLRGKEKLRKRLMLEYQNYESA
- a CDS encoding DUF6249 domain-containing protein — protein: MKYIGKMLAMALLIWAGTVVPLCAETNDSDENSSNNAVVVPPAPQPLQNPRSQEDRQIHETRPTYVVRPLITYELKLILVPIVIVTVVFASIVGVCAIFFSFLHRRNQMLHQTVRMMVEKGVAIPPELLTKPERKVPQRIQNDFRKGWILIGVGFGLICLAMFGDHGPSEMGVVGFVPLFLGVAFLMVSRMERKNKESIES
- a CDS encoding MFS transporter; protein product: MNPTAAGATSINYPPGFRARRGLNWGFLGLLYTSFYMCRYNLSIANGSISKEFGFTKGEFGLIITTALLAYAFGQIINGLLTDRIGGKRAMIIGASGTIVMNILFGAASFAGVLHPELSDAAHPNGQWMAHFNLFHTEIFFRLLMLFVAIRGIDGYMQAYGAPGMIKINTAWFSRLERGRFAGIFGFMINLGRFGIFNLGPALLAGFTFLGMWQVHPLHWRWLFWIPSAMCAIVAIGMALTVKETPEAAGFHDTHAAEPAPTAAEANLRFGQVLLKIVSNPTIWIVALAYACTGAVRQAVDQWFPRYMQDMYQMDLKSASFQWLGFLIPFVASAGSLSSGYISDVLFKGHRAPVAAGLYFLETTIILLAAQFHSANAAVVFLVLISLTANSTHSILGTAAAMDIGGRKMAGFASGVIDSFQYFGGSLAGIALGRLLDNSLGNYFYFMAPFGVIGGLLMIFAWGKMTPKATTKPTPSPLPVATAK
- a CDS encoding methylated-DNA--[protein]-cysteine S-methyltransferase, encoding MESLVIHTEDGDFVATYSEQGLARLNFPETSREQFVSEAASAVRVSEWHDITAKALKEVLHGRVPEKLPPMDLAVGTEFQQSVWQAMRQIKTGQTRSYGEIAAIIGRPKAVRAVGGACGANPIPVLIPCHRVLAAHHRIGGFSGGMDWKRRLLGRERAQYFQ
- a CDS encoding glutathione S-transferase family protein, translated to MVELIQFPWSPFCIVQRRILEYSGVSFKITNIPSSDRSMVWRLTRERYYGVPVIRDGRNIVFETDNNSQVIGKYLDDRFRLGLFPHELEGLQYLIWRNIEDEIEDLTFRLNDIYWKEMVPAKEQVAFLRHKERKFGRGCIDQWHSQQKAFIAELTHRLLPYDQMLMDKPFLLGEQPRFVDFDLYGMLGNFLYSGHYRLPACHARLKKWYQRIENIKFEKSSREKLRS
- a CDS encoding PhoH family protein — its product is MKNYVLDTNVLLHDPNSLLNFEDNNVLIPIEVIEEIDRFKRESSELGQNARTVSRSLDSLREQGSLNEGVELENGGCLRIIFQKKLKSDTTQAIFTDNTVDNRILSQALAIQKAHPKSHTILVSKDINLRIKADALGLQAEDYETDRIQIKDLYTGMLEMMVSAEKMAAFRTNGELELNGGNTYFPNEYCTLMEETNPKRTALTKVDPTGKKLVPIIDNREGVWGIKPRNREQHFAFDALLDDRIKLVTLMGKAGTGKTLMAMAAGLKKTVLDREFRRLVVARPTISMGKELGFLPGSLEEKLAPWMQPIHDALEMLSDLNMGQESRRSNDLMRSGSIVVEALSYIRGRSIAHQFMVIDEAQNLTPLEVKTIITRVGHGTKIIFTGDPYQIDNPYVDSSSNGFNYIISKFRSQAIAAHIELQKGERSELAELAANLL
- a CDS encoding DUF4149 domain-containing protein, which codes for MTGFLRVMGVVNAAIWFGAAIFFTAVIGPAVFSQETHKLFGETAFPYYAGGIAMIMIRRYFLLQIICAAVALLHFLLEKISFQRKLTRFTLILLLSLFGLGLIGRFGFYPKMEALRQTMYFGQTAEQKEKARSTFGAWHGFSQVVNLVMIGGLFIYLIQLNKPVESVRYGGVTKFRG